Proteins encoded in a region of the Terriglobales bacterium genome:
- a CDS encoding PilZ domain-containing protein → MLDEASDPSPKPFSGTAISNWEPLPETIVEGGRVSPEVRNRVKSVMERNDRRRQRRLTQAADVNIQQFSCDIGGVISAEVLNFSRGGICIASPVPMVGNTVVQCQIGMLDLHIAIPTLMQVVWVEETGAQFEIGLRYLF, encoded by the coding sequence AGCATCTGACCCGTCTCCAAAGCCTTTTTCCGGAACCGCCATCTCCAACTGGGAGCCTTTGCCCGAGACGATCGTCGAGGGTGGCCGAGTCAGCCCCGAGGTCCGCAACCGTGTAAAGAGCGTGATGGAGCGCAATGATCGCCGGCGCCAGCGGCGATTAACGCAAGCGGCCGATGTTAATATCCAGCAATTTTCTTGCGATATTGGCGGTGTCATTTCCGCGGAAGTACTGAACTTCAGCCGAGGCGGCATCTGCATCGCCAGCCCGGTCCCGATGGTGGGCAACACCGTTGTGCAGTGCCAAATTGGCATGCTCGACCTGCACATCGCCATCCCGACGCTGATGCAAGTGGTGTGGGTGGAAGAAACAGGCGCGCAGTTCGAAATCGGATTGCGTTATCTATTCTAA